The following nucleotide sequence is from Triticum dicoccoides isolate Atlit2015 ecotype Zavitan chromosome 7B, WEW_v2.0, whole genome shotgun sequence.
gttgctatgcatcaccatgatcttgcatgtgcgtagaattttttttgaaattaatacgttccccaacaacggcgGTGACGTCCTCTCTGTCTAGATGGATGGTAGTGGATACCTTGTAAAGACAATGCAATCCCGCTTCGAGGGCGGACGAGCTAGCGCCTCGTGTCTCTACTTCTTCCGGTCCTGATGTGACATCTAGTTGTGGCGATTGTGTTGTTTGCAGTAAGGGCATTACTATTCATGAATGTTCGTTTCTAGACAATTTTGCTGCCAACAAAAGATCATCTTTTGTAAAATGCAATGTGAGCGCACAAAAGCCATGATTCCTCTccaactattttttcttttttcctctagGATCTTATTTTATTATttacctttgtttttgtttttctgtgAACACGCGTGGTTGTAGTGGTAGTTTTCATGTGGTTTTGGTGTGGGAGAGTGTCATACTTCATGCGGTCACCGGGGATGGTCAATTTTGTGCAAAGTATTATAAGTGCATCGATGAACACTACCATCAAAATGTGAAGACACCATCCGGTCGATCACTCAAGTCACTCACAAAACTGTAGGAGTGTGATCCTTGAGTGTTGCAATCGGTGGGTGGGTTGTTCGGAGCAAGTGAACACACTTACTATGTGAGTGATTTTGTCATCTTTGTCCACTGCATGTTTAGAATAAATTTCAATTATCTTTGCTCACGAAACCACCTTGTAGTTGTATGTTGTAGGAAAAGTTCACTCAAGAGATATACAAGCAAAAACATTAGTCAAAAAGTAAGCCATTTGCCTTGCACCATTGTTGGGCATTTCTCCAAAACTATGAGAAGTGGAGGAAGAGGAATGATGGGATGAAGATTTTGATGAAGATAAAAGGAAACAAGGAGTCCTACTTTGGTGTCTATCAAGGGGCGGCCCGATGGGAGGAAGATGGTGAAGAAGAAGCTCAAGAGAGATGGAGAGATCGCGACAATGGAAGACAAGATTGATGAGTCGATCCAATGCAAAGGAGGTGTCAACAAGAGAAGCAACAAGAGAAGATGACGATGTGGCAGGAGAAGAGAATGAGAAGCACAAGGACGACACAGATAAGTGTGTATTTCTTCTCGACGAGAACCAGTTGAGGCAAGATATGGCGCCAAGGAGAATCAACTGATTAAAGAGGCATCCAAATGAGATATATTAAAAGGTAAGATCCTTTTGGAAGATGACGCGGGCGAAGATCTTGGCATCTAGGATGCAATGGAGCATCACACACTTGGGGGGAAGGAGTGGTACTAGCGACATCGACATGTAACGATTTTTGTGTTGAAGATATGAGCATGATGTTGCTTTTGGTTAGACTTCATTTCTGGATAATGGTTATCTTGTTTTATTCGTGTATTTTCATCCTCATGGATCTAAAACATATGAGCAAGATGAAGTGCAATCTATCTGTGGAAAGCCTACTGGTAATTTACTTAGTTCTGATATTTCATAATAGCTCTTGCCGGCGACCAGAAGAAACCAAACACAATAAAATTGAAGACAAGCCTCGGCGATCCTATTTTTTATACAAGCTTGGTGAGCTGTGATCTACAGGTCCCTGTTAATGGAGGATGGCCATGACAGCCTCCTCTGGTTGATATTGTCGAGTTCATCACTTTCAGGGTTTGCGTCGTCCACTTGCTTCCAGGTATTGAGCATCGAGCCCTCTCTCCTCTGAGGAGGCGTCAAGAACTTCAAATCATCAATGGAGCCACCTGGGGTCATTGACAGAGAAGAATGACCAACGCGTAGTGTTTGAAGAGTAGAAAAGGATTCCCTCATCGCAGACATGGCCTCGAAGAACCGGGTGCAGGATGCAAGCGCAGCAGGTATCGGTCGTAGCATTTCCTTCACAGAGATAAAAGATAGCCATTAATATTTCCTTATCTGACTTGGTATACTCGTAGACAAGAAAGAGCTGCCATAAGAAAATGCGATCAGAATGCACAAAATCATTCTATACTGACATGATAAATCATTTGTCATCTCTAGATTTGGCAGTGGTAGAAATAATATTTGCATCTGCAGTGGAAGGTGTTTTGCAGGGGATAAATTCACTACGACTCCTAATTTAATTACCAGAAGGAGTATTTTCAACTTACACCCCATACAGCAGGcgactctctgaagttttgactccactgGAAATCTCCAACTGATGCTGTCAATGCCCCATAATCACTTGCCGCTTTCAGAAGTAGCTCCGAGAATTGTTTCTGAGGAGAAGCAAGTACAGTTAGTAGGAAAAATTGCGCTTCGCTCAAGAAACCACAGTCCTTTGTAAAGAAATCACCTAAACAGGTGCACCTAAGATTCTCCTCCACATCAATACATTGTAACGAATGCCAAGAATCAGAAAACTGGATGTAGGTTGCTACTTGATACACCATTTTCAGTTCGCATGTGTAAGTTCATGAATGAATGAATAATATATTTTCTATAAAAATCTGAAACCAAAATGATCGAGAACCCAACCTGGTATTCAGCTTCAACAGGAATGCAGTCAAGCGAGTAAGGTTGCTGCAGACGGGCAATAATGCGGTCCTGATAGAAAAGGGTTGTTATTTTGATATCCAGATCTTGTAATTAGTTGATCTATATGGTATATGGAGCAGCCAACAGCACAGGCAGAACTTTCTTCACGCAATAACCTGAGTAACAGGTGGTCCCAAGAAACAAAGAAAGCaagtaaaaaaaatttagtgacttCTGACTTCCAGTACCTTGTTTTGAATAACATCTTTCAAAATAGCAGTAATTCTGGCCAACGATTCACACTTCTTCTCCATTTCACTAACATGAGTCAAATGAGCAATGTTTTTATCATCCTGCGATAAACAGAAGTTCATCAATATGATCAACGAAGATAACTGACACCAATCAAAAGCCCAGAAAACTGAATACACCAGCATTTGGAGATGATATATAGCAAAGTTTACAAGTGAAATATAAATTGGACGCTTGTTATTCTGCTTGTGATCACATTTAATAGTTTAAGTTCTATACATCACCAGTTAAATGCTTTAACCTTGCACATTTAGAGAGGCTTGGACATTGCAATTCATTTTTCAAGCATAAAAACCTAGGTACAGCAAGTGTGAGCACGTATCAGATTCGTAGACAAATATAAGATTATTCTTTTCACTTGAGAAGAAAAAATGATCAATGTTATTAATATGCTTTGATAGCAAAGACAT
It contains:
- the LOC119341711 gene encoding AUGMIN subunit 2-like; protein product: MAAAQKPAKRLGGMAEALAIAGDLGFPAPPAQEDQNTSDKSDDLVRVLRELTVVQRNIANLQVELQGRKDDKNIAHLTHVSEMEKKCESLARITAILKDVIQNKDRIIARLQQPYSLDCIPVEAEYQKQFSELLLKAASDYGALTASVGDFQWSQNFRESPAVWGEMLRPIPAALASCTRFFEAMSAMRESFSTLQTLRVGHSSLSMTPGGSIDDLKFLTPPQRREGSMLNTWKQVDDANPESDELDNINQRRLSWPSSINRDL